The sequence GTCTGGGCCGCCACCACGCCCACCTTGCGCGCGCCCGCGGGCAGCACCTTCACCGCGCCCGGGGGCAATTCCGGCAGTCCCAGCCCCTGGCGGAAGGCCGCGCCTTGAGTGTCGTCCAGCGGGCCGGTGGCGCGCACGGACAGGCCCATCAGCTTCATGGCGTCCGACAGGGCCTTGGCCTTGCGCTCCTCCTGAGGCACCTGGTCGGGCTTCAGCCCGGGCTCGCCGAAGAGGCTGTTGCCGCCGTCGATGTAGAGGACGGGCAGGGAGCCCTTGCGCGCCTCCAGCACCTGCGAGGCCGCGCGGGCGATGCCGCCGCGCATGTTCTCACTGCAGCCGCACGGGCCCAGGTAGCCGCGCGTGTCCGCGGAGACGAAGAGGATGGCGCCGGGCGCGTTGCTGGCGGGCGCCGTGGCCGTGGGGGTGGACGGGGTGCTGCCGGCTTCAGGGGGAGTGGGCTGCGCCGACTCCTTGCGCATGCACCCGGCGAGCGACGCGCTCAGCAGCGCGGCGACGAGGACGCGGCGCATGGGGGTCACCAGAGGATGCTCTGCACCAGCTCGTCAATCTTCTCGCCCATCGCCTCCAGGCCATTCACCTTGGAGAGCGAGCCGTCCGCGCCGACCTGCTCGGCCAGCTTGGACAGCTCGTCATCCGGGAGGCTGGAGAACAGGACGATGGGGATGTCCTGCGTGCCGTACTCGTTCTTGAGCGTGCGGCAGATGTCCGTGCCCTTGGCCTCGGGCATGTGGATGTCGGTCAGGATGAGGTCCGGCCGCCAGCTCTGGAGCGTCTTCTCGAACTCCATCAGGGTCGAGGTGGCGACGACCTCGTAGCCCCGTGCCTCGAGCACCGCCTTCTCCATGGCGAGCGTGATTTCGCTGTCGTCAATCAGGAGGATTCTTCGCTTCTCGGACACGGCGACCTTCCTTGGGGCCGTTTCTATCCTACCCACATCCGGCGCACCAACGCTTTCCCATGTCCTGAGATGCGGCTGGATGCTCCCAGGTCCGGCTGTCCACCGCCGCACGCTCGCCCGCCCGAGGGGCAGCTCCCGCTTCTTCCGGCGTGACGCCCGAAAAGGAGTATGGAAGGACCTCATCATGATGCACCGTGACAGCTGGCGCCTGAGTGCCTTCGTCCTCGTCTGGAGCGTCTTGTGGGGCCTGCCCGCCGCCGCGCTCAACAACGGCCTGGGGCAGCCTCCACCCAACGTGGACCGGCAGACGCCTCATGCCACCGTCCAGGGCTTCCTGTCCGCCGCCCACCGGGGTGAGTATGCGCTGGCCGCCCACTACCTCGACTTGGACTTCATCCCCCGCGCCGAGCAGGCAGAGCGCGGCTACCAGCTCGCCCGCCGGCTGAAGTTCGTGTTGGACCGGAAGCTGGCGGTGGACCTGTCCTCGCTCAGCAAGGAGCCGGCGGGAGACCCGGCG comes from Pyxidicoccus parkwaysis and encodes:
- a CDS encoding response regulator; amino-acid sequence: MSEKRRILLIDDSEITLAMEKAVLEARGYEVVATSTLMEFEKTLQSWRPDLILTDIHMPEAKGTDICRTLKNEYGTQDIPIVLFSSLPDDELSKLAEQVGADGSLSKVNGLEAMGEKIDELVQSILW